CCTCTGATTACCACTCCATTCCTTTGGATACTTCACCATGGTTCCCTTCCCTCCCAGATTTGGTGTGCAAGCAAAATATGCAAACATCTACCCCCAGCTTTGACGAGAACACAACATCGAAAATTGTGGAGCGATCATGGTTCCTAACTCCCTCGTCAACAATATATTTTGGTGTTGTTCGGGATGCAAAAACAAACTGTACATAATACAAAGTGCATTAAACTCAGCCTCCCTGATGGCACATCTACTTTATGTACCTCTGAACACCAAACCAAGACATAAGGGAGGCGGTAGAGCAGAGTGCGCAGAGAGCAGAGCTGTGTGGAGAGATGGTAGAAAAGGTCCCAGCTCACCTCCCCACCCTACCCACATACAAGCAATATGTACTGACTTTCACAGCTCTCCCCGATATGTTAAAGCCAAGTAGAGCCTGGAGATGACTAGGGGTGGGCATTGTTGGGGGACAGGTGAGGAACGTTAGCTGGGGGCCTGGCGGATGGGTGGAGGCTAGGCTAGCCTGCTAGTTTGCTGGTCACCAAGGAGGACCTCCTCTGGGGCAGGTCCTGTGGCGTGGGAATGTGGTCCCCTGTGACGAGGTTCTTGTCAGGGCCCGCCACGGGCAGCTGTTTGTTCTTCATCTTGGCCTTGGCCATGTTGTAGTCACCTGAGTCAAAGTATTTTTGCTAGGTGGGGGCAAGAAAGAAGGAATTCAATTTAGGTTGTCTGGAGTAGATCTGCTAGTTAAAGTTAAttggcaggtttccattgacGCCGGTTTATTCACCAAAAGAAACCTTTGCGACGTGTCATATAGGAGAAACGTTCTAAAGACAGACAACATTTTTATCCATTCAACAGGGGTGGATTTTCTTTTGTCTAACTTTGTGACAAATGGAAACAATGTTTTTGGAATAAATTGTGATTGTCGAATAATTTTGAAGGTACGCGGGGGCATGTGACAGGTGACATAAAACTCCACTCCACATTTAACTCTAAATGCCTACTGCTTGCAAAATCCATTTATTCAACTATAAAAATATTGTTTCTTTGCAGGACAAggattgtcctgactttcaagaatgcctAAATTGCTTCACcttgcttttctggttggctggATGCAAGTTTCAacatccaattatttcagatttACAAGAGTGCAAGTTTCACCATGGCGATACATTGACGATACATGAGAATTATTAGAATATGGAAATATTAGTCAATTATTGCATTCTATGGATGCTGGCTTTCCCTGGCTATACCCGAGACATGAAACagatacagtggggtaaaaaaaagtatttagtcagccaccaattgtgcaagttctcccacttaaaaatataaacctgtaattttcatcataggtacacttcaactatgacagacaaaatgagaaaaaaaaatccagaaaatcacattgtaggatttttaatgaatttatttgcaaattatagtggaaaataagtatttggtcacctacaaacaagcaagatttctggctctcacagacctgtaacttcttcttgaaaaggcacctctgtcctccactcaattcctgtattaatggcacctgtttgaacttgttatcagtataaaagacacctgtccacaacctcaaacaaacagtcacactccaaactccactatggccaagaccaaagatctgtcaaaggacaccagaaacaaaattgtaaacctgcaccaggctgggaagactgaatctgcaataggtaagcagcttggtttgaagaaatcaactgtgggagcaattattaggaaatggaagacatacaagaccactgataatctccctcgatctggggctccatgcaagatctcaccccgtggggtcaaaatgatcacaagaacagtgagcaaaaatcccagaaccacacggggggacctagtgaatgacctgcagagagctgggactaaagtctaccatcagtaacacactacgctgccagggactcaaatcctgcagtgccagacgtgtccccctgcttaagccagtacatgtccaggcccgtctgaagtttgctagagagcatttggatgatccagaagaagattgggagaatgtcatatggtcagatgaaaccaaaatattactttttggtaaaaacacaactcgtcatgtttggaggacaaagaatgttgagttgcatccaaagaacaccatacctactgtgaagcatgggggtggaaacatcatgctttggggctgtttttctgcaaagggaccaggacgactgatccgtgtaaaggaaagaatgaatggggccatgtatcgtgagattttgagtgaaaacctccttccatcagcaagggcattgaagattaaacgtggctgggtctttcagcatgacaatgatcccaaacacaccgcccggacaacgaaggagtggcttcgtaagaagcatttcaaggtcctggagtggccaagccagtctccagatctcaaccccatagaaaatctttggagggagttgaaagtccgtgttgcccagcaacagccccaaaacaaaactgctctagagaagatctgcatggaggaatgggccaaaataccagcaacagtgtgtgaaaacctcgaagacttacagaaaacgtttgacctctgtcattgccaacaaagggtatataaaaaagtattgagattaagtatttggtcaataacaaaagtttttttccaccataatttgcaaataaattaattacaaatcctacaatgtgattttctggatttttttgtctgtcatagttgaagtgaacatatgatgaaaattacaggcctcatctttttaagtgggagaacttgcacaattggtggctgactaaatactttttttgccccactgtatgtaggagGGCATAGAGAATGCTCTTTAATAGATTGATGACAATTTGCCTAAATGGGTAATGGAAACACCTCAACCACTATATTGTTAGTTGACACTAGGTTTTCGcagaaaagtatatatttttttataggtGCGAGGTCATTAAGTATAGCTGTTTTTAATGACATAAGATAGTTCTATGGAAATGCACCGTAGAAGGTAATTGTCACATCTATTTTCTTTGTGAACTTTCTAAAATGtggacaaaaaataataatagtatcACTGGACAAGTTAATTGGAACATAGCTACTGCCACAGGCACACCAAGGCAATCTGAGATCCTCATGAATGCAGAACGTATCGATATGTCTTAAAGAAGAATATTCTAAGCCTATGCGATTTCCTAGTCAAGTGGTCAACAAGGGTCTGTAGGCATTTGTTCCAGCCTAGCACGTCACTAACATGTTGAATCAAAAGCATGCATTATCTGTGGCTCGCCGGGAGAAGCGTTCCACCTACCCCTTTCTGTAGCCTCTTCATGAGGAAGTCGGAGCCTCCAGGCTTCTGGCCCAGGCCGGGGTACTTGGCCTTCAGCTTGACCTCTTCGCCCTTCACAAGGTTGGCATTCTTTTCCTGAGAGTCCTGTCCAGGCAAAGAAAACATTTCGATGTGCCGTCATATGGGTACTACTTGCTACGTGCAAGGAATTTAGCTAAAGAGGAGAAACATCTAAACTATAGCCCTATATGCTTCATCATAATGTCAGCCATGATGCGCAGAGAAGAACAAGCATAGGCTTTTAAAATAGACATTCTCCATTTAACTGTCCAACGCCTTGTGATATGCAGTAACATGTCCTGATGCCTTGTCACCTTACCTCTACAattatctacctctatcactccagtatccctgcacaatgtaaatatggtactggaactgactgaTCCTGTGTATATTATGCTTACTAACTTCCTCGTGTTCTTATTTCCATTTATTGTATGTTTGTGTTCTACCCTATATTATTTTTCGTATTACATGGTTATTGATTACAGCATTGTTGGGGTTTGAGGTTACAAGGACATTTCACTGAACTTGTGAAATTAAAACGAATAAGAAGGTTATAAGATGGTCTGATGATGACAAAACAACTAGGTTACTGGGCTGGCATTGTGCTCTTCAGAAAGGATTGCATCTGAATCATATAGCCTAACCCTACTCATATTCAGCTGTGAAGTGGGCTAACGCCATGAAAATGAGTTGAGGTAGTTGAAGCGTCTTCATAGTATGAGTCACTCTCTGCATGCTCTCCTGCAACACTATCTCTCACGCCCTCATGGTTGCCTGCGATGAACAACTCACACAGAAGACGAGTGTTATGATTGAGTAAGAATTATGTGACTAGAAAGCAGTTCAAATCCATTATTTCCCCCTCTCACACACTTTTCTTCAGCTGATGTGGACAAAACAGCCCTGTTACCAGTTTCCCCATCACTGACATGTTATTGGTGCCATTAAAACAAATTGTTTTCCCCTCATAAAGCCATTTGTCTGCAAATATGTACAAGCCAAGTGTGGCCTTACTTTATGGTTATTGAAAAAAATATTATACAGAAACGGGCCTTGAGTAATTGCTGACCAAAGTCTAGGTACACAGAGCTTGCAGAGTGGTTCTAGTTTTCACATGACACCTTCATGCTAAAGCTTTTTGTAAGGTGTAAGCCTATGATTTACTGGAGGCAACTCCTGCACTAGACAAACTGGTTTACCCTTTACTGCCAGTGTGGAGTCCATGGACAGATGCCAGTGAAAAGTGGGTTAACAAGACACACCTTGTTATTGCCCACAGTCCAGATAGACTCTGAGCAGAAGTAAGCAAAACATTCTCTATtggggcaattccacagtaacagagATAAGCTGAGactgatttttcactttaaaatgtcaaacaaaaaccaatgattgcaaagttaaataaaccatacaactctatgcagaAGGACTACTTTCAACAATTTCCACATTtattttacaaaaaaaacatgtacttacagaacagtgcagatgcaaagtttggtaacagaattacagcACAAACACAACCCGTCATACTGTTTGTATCTGCATtattcttcaagtaaatgtgtttttgtccaTTTTTTTGTGGAAACTTACATATGAGTCTTAGCATCACTGTTAACATGGAATTGCCCATTGTTAATTAACTTACAACACATTGTGACTTATCTGGCTCAATAAAGCTAAGAAAACATTGAGAAACCCACAAAACACTGCAATTTAAGTACATGAGAATATCTGCCATTCAATGTAGAGGACAGTGAACGCAAAGCTAGCAGGGGCAGGGACAATAAGTGGCTCAGAGTAGAGAATCCAATGAACAGATTCTGTTACTGATCCATAACAAAAATGTAAAGGTTACTATATTCAGGCCCAATGAGGGAAATTGCAAAAGTGGACCGGATACTTTACACTCCCTCAAACAGTTCCAAACTGATAGACTAGACCCATAGTAGCTAGCTACCATGAAATGATATTTTCTCACATGACCGGTTTCTCTTCTTGTCATTGTATCAAAATACCATTGTATTATTAGCACCCATTATCATTGATAAGACAAAGTATAGCATCAGTAACTTCCCTATGTAGACATGCTAGTCAATGCATATTGATATGACCAGTGGGTTTGTCAATAGACCTCTGACCTTCACCAGCATCCACTCAGGATGCTGCCTGTACAAGTGCCTTTTCAAATGTACTCCATTTGATAGATGTCACATATTGATATAGATAGGcctatattatatacagctaaGCCTAATATCAGTGCCACACTTTAAATAACATTCACAAAGTATATGGGACTGAAAACGAGTATGAATCAATAGATCTAGCTTGTACATCCTTATAAGCTTTGTGTGACTGATCAGCTAGCACATAAGTGACTGTGATGATTAACCCTGGTTTCCATTAAAACACAGATTTCAAAGGATAGGCTACAGTATTATTGTTTGCATGACAGTATCGAACGCCGGTAGACTCAACCTCATCTACTGCTGTGTCAGGATAGACCAATGAGGCCCAGGCATATCTCATAACCTATGGACCAGCGAGCCAATGGCACAAGGGAAAACTCAAATAACTCAATAATACAGTACCTATGTTATTATTGATTATCGGGAGCCAGGTACATCTTACTCAAAACCTTTCCAAAACATTTATACACACTGTCATTGTTGGTAAAAGAGACGTTTACAGGTTTGATGCCATAACgaaagctaactagctagcaatcaATTCAAACACGTTACTTGTAACGCGTTACAACAAACAGCGCTAGCGTTATAGCTAACTGACAAACTCAAGATAGAGTCATGATATTAAACCCACCTGTTTTTCATCCTCATATTCCATTTGAGTATCTGATAGATTTTCGGACGACATTACGCAGCTATAATGGACTGGAAGTCCGATTTGCTTGAAAACGCAGGTTAGAATGTATGCAGGGGTGCTCCTCTAGCTTCCACAAATCTAACCTGCCTCTTGTGAACAAGACTCGTCGACAAAAAAAGAAGGCTAAATAATTTCTGACGTCGTCGTGTGGGTTTGCCATTTGTGACAGACATATACAGTAACCAATTGTATAAGGAAACACGCTGTATTAGATACCAAGAGAGCCAATGAAATGCTACTACTCGTAGAGAAATGCTGATTGACAGGGCTGTGTCCAATAGAGTGCGGATATTCAATTTGTGCGCAGCGTTGcatcaaactacaccaacaacaGAGCAAATTCCATACAGTGCCGCAACATAAACACCTTCATTTAAAACGGATGTTTACCTCGGCCAGGACATATCACTCACTACCTTTGATAAATCTATTCACGCAATGTATGTTGTGGTGGCAAGAAAATGTACGTTATCTAAGGCTGCCCTCTGATTGGCTACTTTAGCTGTCCTTTTTGGCGGGTAACTGTGCGTCTGGCGCGAGTTTGACCCAACAGCCAACAGTTTCTTAGTAAATTCggtctggctagctagctaacttgtttTTGGTAGTTATTACCAAAAAAACAGGTTGTGTGATTGCGCTCTATCTAGGTAGTAATAGCTATGAGCTATGCAATTTCATACTAATCACAATAGGTTGTAGAGTAAAGTCAGTGACATCAGTGGCTGTGTGTATTGCTgctagctacgttagctagcAAATGTAATGtagatagctagttagctaaattagctagccAGATTAGTATAAAATATTTCTGTATCTATCTGTGTAAACTAGtacttagctaactagctacatatTTCAACATAGCTTTACCTTGATAGCTAGCTATCTGGCTTATAATTAATCTTTATTTTGTAGATTTGACAACTTGTTATCAACTAGTATTACTACCATGGCATGTGAACAACGTTTGCGGGCTGCTCAGGTAAAACCTCAGGCTATCCATAGCCAGACCTTGGTCCTATTGATTTGCTGTTTTATAGCTAGCAAATGGCATGTTCTAATAACGTTGGCATGTTCTATGGATATCTACATGCCTCTATTTATTCAGACATCTTCAAATTGCCTTGGTGTAAGCGCCTGCCTTTGTTATATTTTATAGGGCACCCAGTTGCTGCCAAATGTAGTTTCAACAGAGCAGCAGTCCTTGATTGTTGTGAAGAAACTGCTGGCAATTGCAGTCTCCAGCATCACTTATCTCAGGGGTCTTTTCCCAGAAAAAGCTTATGGGAGAAAATTTGTTGAAGGTCAAacacattttatgttatttttaaaTGTACTCAATTGTTATTGAAATGATAATGATACTGTAGCTAGCCAACATCTTCAAGAAGTAGACTTACACTTTCTTGTCTCTATGCCACAGAGCAGAAAGTTATGATCCTCAGGGAGGAACGCACCTGCCCTGGTGCCAGTCAAATTGTACAGTGGTTAGTA
The genomic region above belongs to Oncorhynchus mykiss isolate Arlee chromosome 3, USDA_OmykA_1.1, whole genome shotgun sequence and contains:
- the LOC110514600 gene encoding alpha-endosulfine; translation: MSSENLSDTQMEYEDEKQDSQEKNANLVKGEEVKLKAKYPGLGQKPGGSDFLMKRLQKGQKYFDSGDYNMAKAKMKNKQLPVAGPDKNLVTGDHIPTPQDLPQRRSSLVTSKLAG